A portion of the Tachysurus fulvidraco isolate hzauxx_2018 chromosome 8, HZAU_PFXX_2.0, whole genome shotgun sequence genome contains these proteins:
- the lrrc20 gene encoding leucine-rich repeat-containing protein 20 isoform X1 codes for MSLPSMLPDMSVLPDSSSWHRMGEAVANVARRITTTMEDGLDTLDLSDCKLISFPDGVLKMIRSSADQIHKISLANNSLKTLGGKFFTMFTQLRELDLQGNTMTKLPDAVGEMQHLISIDLSNNNFSEFPEQLTNIHTLKNINMSGNQISEVPWERLCAMSSLNIVDLRSNSLPAPPQTTQNFTVLT; via the exons atgtcactcccctccatgttacctgatatgagcgtccttccag ATTCCTCCAGCTGGCACAGGATGGGGGAGGCGGTGGCGAATGTGGCGAGGAGAATCACCACCACGATGGAGGACGGGTTAGACACCCTGG ATCTGTCCGACTGTAAGCTAATCAGTTTCCCTGATGGTGTATTAAAGATGATACGTAGCTCTGCAGATCAAATACACAAAATCTCACTGGCTAACAACAGTCTGAAGACTTTAGGTGGCAAGTTCTTCACCATGTTCACTCAGCTAAGAG aaTTGGATTTACAGGGAAACACGATGACTAAACTCCCAGATGCTGTTGGAGAAATGCAGCATCTCATCAGCATTGATTTATCAAACAATAACTTCAGTGAATTTCCTGAACAACTGACAAATATACACACGCTGAAGAACATCAACATGTCAGGAAACCAAATCTCag AGGTCCCGTGGGAGCGTTTGTGTGCGATGTCGTCCCTGAACATTGTGGATTTGAGATCTAACTCACTTCCTGCACCACCGCAGACTACACAGAACTTTACTGTCCTCACATAG
- the lrrc20 gene encoding leucine-rich repeat-containing protein 20 isoform X2, whose product MGEAVANVARRITTTMEDGLDTLDLSDCKLISFPDGVLKMIRSSADQIHKISLANNSLKTLGGKFFTMFTQLRELDLQGNTMTKLPDAVGEMQHLISIDLSNNNFSEFPEQLTNIHTLKNINMSGNQISEVPWERLCAMSSLNIVDLRSNSLPAPPQTTQNFTVLT is encoded by the exons ATGGGGGAGGCGGTGGCGAATGTGGCGAGGAGAATCACCACCACGATGGAGGACGGGTTAGACACCCTGG ATCTGTCCGACTGTAAGCTAATCAGTTTCCCTGATGGTGTATTAAAGATGATACGTAGCTCTGCAGATCAAATACACAAAATCTCACTGGCTAACAACAGTCTGAAGACTTTAGGTGGCAAGTTCTTCACCATGTTCACTCAGCTAAGAG aaTTGGATTTACAGGGAAACACGATGACTAAACTCCCAGATGCTGTTGGAGAAATGCAGCATCTCATCAGCATTGATTTATCAAACAATAACTTCAGTGAATTTCCTGAACAACTGACAAATATACACACGCTGAAGAACATCAACATGTCAGGAAACCAAATCTCag AGGTCCCGTGGGAGCGTTTGTGTGCGATGTCGTCCCTGAACATTGTGGATTTGAGATCTAACTCACTTCCTGCACCACCGCAGACTACACAGAACTTTACTGTCCTCACATAG
- the ndr2 gene encoding nodal-related 2, whose protein sequence is MGYKRWRFHLRAISMIMKPAGVFLLLHLTAVGLGSGVETQRNESHFFPSYMMRLYRSFSTNQTPASASSLSSSSSSSLHYLQHLDADKDRAVRANTVRSVAPRNLVFRDRNWITTFDLSTLLSERHVQAVELRIRVPTATGHPNITVELRHHQDRPCPKRSVCVEDQSLGFLPESSLINSSTQWRVYNVTARLLRWTDNVLAQRKRNNMRTKVRGRGLSGVKVVNAGTNRALLVVFSHEGSRDREQDKASLLRTAERSKFLLSAESQVLRRVKRQKSRRKNEKNERERENEKKNLCRRVDMYVDFNQIGWGSWIVFPKKYNAYRCEGACPNPLGEDFLPTNHAYMQSLLKHFHPSRVPSPCCAPVRTSALSMLYYENGEMILRHHEEMVVEECGCH, encoded by the exons ATGGGGTATAAAAGGTGGAGGTTTCATCTGAGGGCCATCAGTATGATCATGAAGCCAGCGGGAGTGTTCCTCCTGCTCCACCTCACTGCTGTGGGTCTGGGGTCAGGAGTCGAGACCCAGAGGAACGAGAGTCATTTCTTTCCCTCCTACATGATGCGTCTGTATCGCAGCTTCAGCACCAATCAGACTCCAGCATCGGCATCTTCTTtatcctcatcttcatcatcatcacttcaTTATCTTCAGCATCTAGACGCAGATAAGGACAGAGCTGTGAGAGCCAACACAGTGCGCAGCGTCGCTCCCCGAA ATTTAGTCTTTCGAGACAGAAACTGGATCACGACCTTTGATCTTTCCACTTTGCTCTCTGAGCGCCATGTCCAGGCTGTTGAGCTGAGGATCCGCGTTCCTACGGCAACCGGTCACCCAAACATCACGGTGGAGCTGCGCCACCATCAGGACCGGCCGTGTCCCaaacgcagtgtgtgtgtggaggaccAGTCGCTGGGATTTCTCCCAGAATCCTCTCTGATCAACTCATCCACTCAGTGGAGAGTTTATAATGTCACGGCTCGGCTGCTTCGCTGGACGGACAACGTGCTCGCGCAGAGGAAGAGGAACAACATGAGGACGAAGGTCAGAGGTCGTGGCCTGTCAGGCGTCAAGGTGGTGAATGCAGGAACGAATCGAGCGCTGCTGGTGGTGTTCTCTCATGAGGGCTCAAGGGACAGAGAGCAGGACAAAGCCAGTCTGCTGCGTACGGCCGAGCGCTCCAAATTCCTCCTGAGTGCAGAGAGTCAGGTGCTGAGGAGGGTGAAGAGGCAGAAGAGCCGCCGCAAGAACGagaagaacgagagagagagagagaacgagaaaaAGAACCTCTGCAGGAGAGTGGACATGTACGTCGACTTCAACCAGATCGGATGGGGCTCCTGGATCGTCTTCCCTAAAAAGTACAACGCCTACCGCTGTGAAGGGGCGTGTCCCAATCCACTGGGAGAGGACTTCCTCCCGACAAATCACGCCTACATGCAG AGTTTACTGAAACACTTCCACCCGAGTCGCGTCCCCTCGCCATGCTGCGCCCCCGTGCGCACCAGCGCCCTCAGCATGCTGTACTACGAGAACGGAGAGATGATCCTCAGGCACCATGAAGAGATGGTGGTAGAGGAGTGTGGCTGTCACTGA